In the genome of Eggerthella sp. YY7918, one region contains:
- a CDS encoding LuxR C-terminal-related transcriptional regulator, protein MRSSLAADQTQRAGSFSVVAGFACNQAFIFSLFYLGANRAFGEGPFAFERADLFGTLLCMVVAFALLQVASVRARDALLAQPLVWCYACLLVVGSLASVLIDAGGRGIVVESVLVGVPSGFMLAAWGRALGSRSVQHSVRAVFIASAAAAVLCLVMALIPTSVALILLKFAPLGSAYALNRLAVSASDHAESLTVKANAATSSSRGALSFGDLFATKEQREETVRLSRKIVAGTALFGLAAGFMETFASEPGMASTPAFLASLLLLALFCVAALQFLAAGVFAETSEAEAGAEGPLDNVYRLSALVMLTGFLFVPVLGSFGVPGESIVLAGYLGLTCVLISLFLVMSKITGQDAALAFARGFTFLYVGEMAGIVLGNGIELLEPAGQVPYAVASCAGLIVLFAYLFLFTERDFRSLSIIVHTVDRFDEACAYIVETCGLSKREAEILPLALKGRTGERIAAEFFISKSTVDTHLRRIYAKTGTHNRQELIDLGERTVRDLSHTLSK, encoded by the coding sequence GTGCGAAGCAGCTTAGCTGCCGACCAGACACAGCGTGCTGGCTCCTTTTCGGTTGTTGCGGGATTTGCCTGCAATCAGGCGTTCATCTTCTCGCTGTTTTACCTGGGGGCAAACCGTGCGTTTGGCGAGGGACCGTTTGCATTTGAGCGCGCCGATTTGTTTGGGACGCTTCTGTGTATGGTGGTTGCGTTTGCTCTGCTGCAAGTGGCATCCGTTCGGGCCCGCGATGCGCTGTTGGCGCAGCCTCTTGTATGGTGCTACGCGTGTCTTTTGGTGGTTGGATCGCTTGCCAGCGTGCTCATCGACGCAGGCGGGCGTGGTATCGTGGTGGAAAGCGTGCTCGTGGGCGTGCCCTCGGGCTTCATGCTTGCGGCATGGGGCCGCGCTTTAGGAAGTCGTTCGGTACAGCATTCGGTTCGTGCGGTGTTTATTGCTTCGGCCGCTGCTGCTGTCCTTTGCCTTGTCATGGCTTTAATTCCCACATCTGTTGCTCTTATTCTGCTTAAGTTTGCGCCGCTTGGTAGCGCGTATGCGCTCAATCGTCTTGCAGTGAGCGCGTCGGACCATGCCGAGTCTCTTACTGTGAAGGCGAATGCCGCCACGAGCTCATCCCGCGGCGCACTTTCGTTTGGCGATTTGTTTGCTACCAAGGAGCAGCGGGAGGAAACCGTGCGTCTCTCGCGGAAGATCGTTGCGGGAACGGCGTTGTTCGGACTTGCGGCGGGTTTCATGGAAACTTTCGCCTCGGAGCCCGGCATGGCTTCAACGCCTGCCTTTCTGGCGAGCTTGCTTTTGCTTGCACTTTTTTGTGTAGCCGCCCTTCAGTTTTTAGCAGCGGGCGTATTTGCGGAAACCAGCGAAGCCGAAGCGGGCGCGGAGGGTCCCCTGGATAACGTATATCGTCTTTCGGCGCTTGTCATGCTCACGGGGTTTTTGTTCGTGCCCGTGTTGGGTTCCTTTGGGGTGCCGGGCGAATCCATCGTCCTGGCTGGTTATTTAGGACTCACCTGTGTGCTCATCTCGCTTTTCTTGGTTATGTCGAAAATTACCGGACAGGATGCCGCTCTTGCCTTCGCGCGGGGTTTCACCTTTCTCTATGTGGGCGAAATGGCGGGCATTGTGTTGGGCAACGGCATCGAGCTTTTGGAGCCAGCGGGGCAGGTGCCCTATGCGGTGGCCTCCTGCGCTGGGCTTATCGTGCTGTTCGCCTACCTCTTTTTGTTTACCGAGCGCGATTTTCGGTCGCTTTCGATCATCGTGCATACGGTCGATCGTTTTGACGAAGCGTGCGCATATATCGTCGAGACATGCGGACTTTCCAAGCGCGAAGCGGAAATCTTGCCCCTCGCACTCAAGGGACGTACCGGCGAGCGCATAGCGGCCGAATTCTTCATTTCTAAGAGCACGGTTGATACGCACTTGCGTCGTATTTACGCGAAAACCGGTACGCACAATCGTCAGGAGCTTATCGACCTTGGCGAGCGGACCGTACGTGATCTCTCTCATACGTTAAGCAAATAG